A single window of Gossypium arboreum isolate Shixiya-1 chromosome 13, ASM2569848v2, whole genome shotgun sequence DNA harbors:
- the LOC108464390 gene encoding uncharacterized protein LOC108464390 isoform X1, producing the protein MSQQQMNNNTSSSNIPVSERYWTLVDKADKKFSKIRDLPYYERNRYDTYFYKVFKVYTQLWKFQQENRQKLVEAGLKRWEIGEIASRIGQLYYGQYMRTSEASYLSEAYIFYEAILTREYFKEGSFQDFNLANKQLRFLARFLMVCLVLNRREMVHQLVNQLKMLVDECKRTFQDTDFKEWKLVVQEIVRFLKADTAFMNIRPLRYSLVLDPHPDVLPHVAAPVARKNLRLRDAVLSSYHHNEVKFSELTLDTFRMLQCLEWEPSGSFYLSAGGKNGQNGALGSSRINHSQDIADPTLPPNPRKAVLYRPSLTHFIAVLATICEELPPDGVLLVYLSASGGTTGHTLSPSGSGTCFNAAENITRDFQSHTIHSDGTSTSSMSSPSNSPNPSASQKKGDCISYHTGCLQFGNCGSGGLNCIYPSDLIPFTRRPLFIIIESDASEVFKAISGAEKGERAALLLSPNCSFPIGSSDASRHSVGSLLTIFLTAPLQAFCLLLGISGSDIEMDTYKHAESLLSSSLNDWGWTLATSDNLDPVWAQILGDPFLRRFLLRFIFCRAVLTLFVQTYNKEEFHPECMPALPDAVSPRTSAFQTAVVQLAKLFHATKRFVFTEAIPLPDDINSGTRS; encoded by the exons ATGTCGCAGCAGCAGATGAACAACAATACCAGTAGTAGCAATATTCCGGTGAGCGAGAGGTATTGGACTTTAGTTGATAAAGCTGATAAGAAATTTTCGAAGATCAGAGACTTGCCTTACTATGAGCGCAACAg GTACGATACATACTTTTACAAGGTATTCAAAGTCTACACTCAGTTGTGGAAGTTTCAGCAGGAAAATCGGCAGAAGCTAGTTGAAGCAGGGCTTAAGAGATGGGAGATTGGTGAGATTGCATCACGAATTGGTCAGCTTTATTATGGACAATATATGCGAACAAGTGAAGCGAGTTACTTGTCTGAGGCATATATCTTCTACGAGGCGATATTGACAAGGGAGTATTTCAAAGAGGGATCATTTCAGGATTTCAATCTTGCAAATAAACAATTGAGGTTTCTAGCTAGGTTTTTGATGGTGTGTTTGGTTCTAAACCGTAGAGAAATGGTGCATCAATTAGTTAATCAGCTGAAGATGTTGGTTGATGAATGCAAGAGGACTTTCCAG GACACTGACTTTAAAGAATGGAAGCTGGTGGTTCAGGAGATAGTAAGATTTTTGAAAGCTGACACCGCTTTTATGAATATCAGGCCTTTAAGGTATAGTCTTGTACTGGACCCTCACCCAGATGTTCTACCTCATGTTGCTGCACCAGTTGCAAGAAAGAATTTGAGATTGCGGGATGCTGTGCTGAGCAGCTACCATCATAACGAG GTCAAATTTTCAGAGCTCACTCTTGACACCTTTAGGATGCTTCAGTGCTTGGAATGGGAGCCCAGTGGTTCTTTCTACCTGTCAGCTGGTGGTAAAAATGGTCAGAATGGAGCCTTAGGATCTAGTCGCATTAACCACTCCCAAGATATTGCTGATCCTACTTTGCCACCAAACCCGAGAAAAGCTGTATTATATCGTCCATCTCTAACACATTTTATTGCG GTTCTGGCAACCATCTGTGAGGAGCTCCCTCCTGATGGTGTTCTCTTGGTATATTTGTCAGCTTCAGGTG GAACAACTGGACATACTTTGTCTCCCTCAGGTTCTGGGACCTGTTTCAACGCAGCAGAAAATATTACAAGGGACTTTCAATCTCATACAATTCACTCAGATGGAACCTCCACTTCATCTATGAGTTCACCAAGCAATAGCCCAAACCCTTCGGCAAGTCAGAAGAAAGGAGATTGCATCAGTTACCATACTGGTTGCTTGCAGTTTGGTAATTGCGGGAGTGGAG GATTGAACTGTATTTACCCCAGCGACTTAATTCCATTCACAAGAAGACCACTTTTTATAATAATTGAAAGTGATGCCAGCGAGGTGTTTAAG GCTATTAGTGGAGCTGAGAAAGGAGAGCGAGCTGCATTGCTTCTGTCCCCTAACTGTTCATTTCCAATTGGCAGTAGTGATGCTTCTCGTCACTCAGTTGGTAGCCTACTCACAATTTTTCTAACAGCTCCATTGCAGGCTTTTTGTCTGTTGCTTGGTATTTCAGGCTctgatattgaaatg GACACATATAAACATGCTGAAAGCCTGCTTTCTTCATCGTTAAATGACTGGGGCTGGACATTGGCAACATCGGATAACCTTGATCCTGTCTGGGCACAGATTCTTGGAGATCCGTTCCTACGACGGTTTCTTCTTAG ATTTATCTTTTGTCGGGCAGTATTGACATTGTTTGTGCAAACCTACAACAAGGAGGAGTTCCATCCCGAATGTATGCCAGCACTTCCGGATGCTGTTTCACCAAGGACAAGTGCCTTTCAAACCGCAGTTGTGCAGCTGGCTAAACTGTTCCATGCCACCAAACGGTTTGTTTTCACAGAAGCAATTCCACTTCCTGATGATATAAACAGTGGTACACGGTCTTGA
- the LOC108464390 gene encoding uncharacterized protein LOC108464390 isoform X2 codes for MSQQQMNNNTSSSNIPVSERYWTLVDKADKKFSKIRDLPYYERNRYDTYFYKVFKVYTQLWKFQQENRQKLVEAGLKRWEIGEIASRIGQLYYGQYMRTSEASYLSEAYIFYEAILTREYFKEGSFQDFNLANKQLRFLARFLMVCLVLNRREMVHQLVNQLKMLVDECKRTFQDTDFKEWKLVVQEIVRFLKADTAFMNIRPLRYSLVLDPHPDVLPHVAAPVARKNLRLRDAVLSSYHHNEVKFSELTLDTFRMLQCLEWEPSGSFYLSAGGKNGQNGALGSSRINHSQDIADPTLPPNPRKAVLYRPSLTHFIAVLATICEELPPDGVLLVYLSASGTTGHTLSPSGSGTCFNAAENITRDFQSHTIHSDGTSTSSMSSPSNSPNPSASQKKGDCISYHTGCLQFGNCGSGGLNCIYPSDLIPFTRRPLFIIIESDASEVFKAISGAEKGERAALLLSPNCSFPIGSSDASRHSVGSLLTIFLTAPLQAFCLLLGISGSDIEMDTYKHAESLLSSSLNDWGWTLATSDNLDPVWAQILGDPFLRRFLLRFIFCRAVLTLFVQTYNKEEFHPECMPALPDAVSPRTSAFQTAVVQLAKLFHATKRFVFTEAIPLPDDINSGTRS; via the exons ATGTCGCAGCAGCAGATGAACAACAATACCAGTAGTAGCAATATTCCGGTGAGCGAGAGGTATTGGACTTTAGTTGATAAAGCTGATAAGAAATTTTCGAAGATCAGAGACTTGCCTTACTATGAGCGCAACAg GTACGATACATACTTTTACAAGGTATTCAAAGTCTACACTCAGTTGTGGAAGTTTCAGCAGGAAAATCGGCAGAAGCTAGTTGAAGCAGGGCTTAAGAGATGGGAGATTGGTGAGATTGCATCACGAATTGGTCAGCTTTATTATGGACAATATATGCGAACAAGTGAAGCGAGTTACTTGTCTGAGGCATATATCTTCTACGAGGCGATATTGACAAGGGAGTATTTCAAAGAGGGATCATTTCAGGATTTCAATCTTGCAAATAAACAATTGAGGTTTCTAGCTAGGTTTTTGATGGTGTGTTTGGTTCTAAACCGTAGAGAAATGGTGCATCAATTAGTTAATCAGCTGAAGATGTTGGTTGATGAATGCAAGAGGACTTTCCAG GACACTGACTTTAAAGAATGGAAGCTGGTGGTTCAGGAGATAGTAAGATTTTTGAAAGCTGACACCGCTTTTATGAATATCAGGCCTTTAAGGTATAGTCTTGTACTGGACCCTCACCCAGATGTTCTACCTCATGTTGCTGCACCAGTTGCAAGAAAGAATTTGAGATTGCGGGATGCTGTGCTGAGCAGCTACCATCATAACGAG GTCAAATTTTCAGAGCTCACTCTTGACACCTTTAGGATGCTTCAGTGCTTGGAATGGGAGCCCAGTGGTTCTTTCTACCTGTCAGCTGGTGGTAAAAATGGTCAGAATGGAGCCTTAGGATCTAGTCGCATTAACCACTCCCAAGATATTGCTGATCCTACTTTGCCACCAAACCCGAGAAAAGCTGTATTATATCGTCCATCTCTAACACATTTTATTGCG GTTCTGGCAACCATCTGTGAGGAGCTCCCTCCTGATGGTGTTCTCTTGGTATATTTGTCAGCTTCAG GAACAACTGGACATACTTTGTCTCCCTCAGGTTCTGGGACCTGTTTCAACGCAGCAGAAAATATTACAAGGGACTTTCAATCTCATACAATTCACTCAGATGGAACCTCCACTTCATCTATGAGTTCACCAAGCAATAGCCCAAACCCTTCGGCAAGTCAGAAGAAAGGAGATTGCATCAGTTACCATACTGGTTGCTTGCAGTTTGGTAATTGCGGGAGTGGAG GATTGAACTGTATTTACCCCAGCGACTTAATTCCATTCACAAGAAGACCACTTTTTATAATAATTGAAAGTGATGCCAGCGAGGTGTTTAAG GCTATTAGTGGAGCTGAGAAAGGAGAGCGAGCTGCATTGCTTCTGTCCCCTAACTGTTCATTTCCAATTGGCAGTAGTGATGCTTCTCGTCACTCAGTTGGTAGCCTACTCACAATTTTTCTAACAGCTCCATTGCAGGCTTTTTGTCTGTTGCTTGGTATTTCAGGCTctgatattgaaatg GACACATATAAACATGCTGAAAGCCTGCTTTCTTCATCGTTAAATGACTGGGGCTGGACATTGGCAACATCGGATAACCTTGATCCTGTCTGGGCACAGATTCTTGGAGATCCGTTCCTACGACGGTTTCTTCTTAG ATTTATCTTTTGTCGGGCAGTATTGACATTGTTTGTGCAAACCTACAACAAGGAGGAGTTCCATCCCGAATGTATGCCAGCACTTCCGGATGCTGTTTCACCAAGGACAAGTGCCTTTCAAACCGCAGTTGTGCAGCTGGCTAAACTGTTCCATGCCACCAAACGGTTTGTTTTCACAGAAGCAATTCCACTTCCTGATGATATAAACAGTGGTACACGGTCTTGA